The nucleotide sequence TATTACACCCACAGCGGGTTTTAATATAAAATCAGTTAATTCGGATGGATTTAAGTTGAATGTGTGGGATATTGGGGGCCAAAGGAAAATCCGTCCATATTGGAAGAATTATTTTGAGAATACCGATGTCTTggtaattatttatattttaattattatccACATACAAACTCTATCATGAACATGCGGCCTTTTACATGGGTTTATAGAAATTTTGGCTTAGACCCAGCTGTGTACTGTTCTATAGAAAGTTTTTCGGAATGACACTATTAGTTGGTATCAttgtaggtaggtacctataatttGGAAACATATAATTCTCCATGGTCTTCTTATTTGTATCTCAAGATCTCTATActtccatttttttattgtatttataacACCTACCTAGATTGTTATTGTTAAGTGTTATATGCATCTATAATTTTtgtagttgaaagactgatagatttgtacacacttgaatgaacgaaggaagtgaaagaagtatattaaagtgtgcaaatgtatttatttccttaGTTAAGCGTTTTCGACTgaaaagtcatcttcagagctaatgctacaataaaaagttaaACTAATAAGCAAAAAGATGTCTAAGTACaaagtttttttaacttacgtcaaGGTAAAAAAATACCGGCTAATTCGGTTTGTATGTGTTTGCATCTCATTAAGAAATTTGGAAAATTTGGTCATTTGTGCAACTCCGGATGAtgaaaattagtttaatttttaatagtACTTGTAAAACAGTAAAAACAAGTACTGTTTCCCGTGTTTTTCTTGTTATACATATaggtacattttgtgtgcttcatttctttcctctatCGCTTGTttgcactcgtcatcaaaccatgctcctCTGCCAAATTCACCTTTGTTATAAGGCAAATAGTTTGTAGCAGATCTGGTATGAAATCTgttgtaaattttgttttcatatGTTAATGAGCAATTTTTCCCGCTTgctttatttcaatattttgtgcCCACCATTCTCACTTATGGCTATGACTTTTTTATTAATGAAACATGCTAGATTTTCGTGAATATTAACAGCTACCATCTTGATTTTCAGATATATGTTGTAGATTCCGCAGACAAAAAACGCCTCGAAGAAACAGGCATAGAGTTATACGAGCTTCTGAGCGATGACAAGCTTCTAGACGTACCTCTTCTAGTTTACGCAAACAAACAAGATCTTCCCGATTCCCTATCAGCTGCAGAAATTGCCAGAACTCTGGGATTGCCCACGATCAAAGACCGGTCCTGGCAAATTCAAGCCTGTACTGCTACTCAAGGCGTTGGCGTACGAGAAGGGATGGAGTGGGTCTgcaaaaatatcaaaaagaagTAATACTTATATCATCGGTGTATACCgagtggtgaattggaaaacgggacataggaaactcaatgtaaaattctaaactgttgaattcctgcttgcctaattattttacatcaaaagacattagagactatttgtagaggattgaaatctgcattgaaaacaattgttaacattgTTCTACTAATTAAACATAggtattccaaaattttgtaaaaatgtaatacactTTTTAGTTTTccagcccaaaattaggccacacacagtgcaataatgtgtcacaatgaagttattattttctcatttttgaactgtcaatatttttattttatcatttatttagataaggacacaccattaaacttgataaaaataataaacttaaagataaaacccataactaaattaaaattcatggtgacgtttcaattattactttaatcatcgtcagaataataagtttcttgagcggatgctttaaaataattttaaaggaacaaacaataattaatgaaaacgtaaaaatgacattgacaatcattgggctacgtcaataatttcaaacacgccatgtcttgttgcatgtttaagggtggcttcaaaagaaaaAGATGGAATTATGGTCAGTTTCGACGTTGAAAGTCTGTTTACAAACTTTCCCTTAAATGAAACCATCAACATAATAATAAATTCACTTTTTCCAAGTTCCAATTCAAACTTTTTAGGAATGAAGCAGTCAAAATTTAAAGATCTACTAACATTAGCTGCCAAAGAATGTCTATTCAGTTTTGACGGAAAAGTGTATAGACAAATAGATGGTGTTGCAATGGGCTCTCCTTTAGGACCAGTTTTCGCGAATACTTTTCTACCATGGTTAGCTGACTGTCCAATTGATTTTAAGCCACTTCTTTATAgacgatacgtggatgatattttTCTCATCTTCAAACATACCGATCACAttcaacattttttagattatctcAACACCACAATATGAAATTTACTAGTGAAATTGAAGTCAATGGAAATCTGCCCTTCTTAGGAATTAACATCTTCAGATCACCTTCAGGTTTTTCCACTTCAATATATAGAAAACCAACCTTCACCAGCCTGTATATAAACGCAGATAGCTTCATTCCCAACAAATACAAAACAAGTTTAATCAATATACTTGTTCACCGCGCTTTCACTATCTGTTCAACCTGGCAATTCCTACATGAAGAGTTAGAAAACATAAAGGTGATCTtaagtaaaaatggtttttcgttgaacttcttagaaagatacatcagacgttttttcaataacaaattccaaccaaacaacaaagtagaagaaatcaaagaaaatatctatatcaaacttccatatactggttaccacagcttacaaatccgacgcaacatccgtagaacaattaaaaaagcatttccctctatagaattaagatttgctttcacgactttggaaagaataggatctcgtttccatgtgaaagacatgattcctagtgatctcgcatctaacattatataccaattcaaatgtagtacgtacgtcgggaagactcgacgtcattttaatgtcagatgttgcgaacacttaggtgtcactcctcacttaggaagacgatcaagaacaattccaaattcagcggtattccaacatatgactgatcctgaccaccctattagtcgtaaggacttctcaatcattggtcatgcaagttctccaacggaactcagcatcaaggagacattatccatatttcttttgaagccacccttaaacacgcaacaagacatggcgtgtttgaaattattgacgtaacccaatgattgtcaatgtcatttttacgttttcattaattattgtttgttcctttaaaattattttaaagcatccgcttaagaaacttattattctgacgatgattaaagtaataattgaaacgtcaccatgaattttaatttagttatgggttttatctttaagtttattatttttatcatttattgtttaaaaacaatacagttgataagacaccctcagttgcggagaaaatattattaataatgatTTTTTATTCACTCAATGGtttgagcactgtcagttaaaaatagtaacgtgtggcctaacttttacaaaCATATTATATACCTTCTGTGGCAAATGTATTTTAGTGTAGGAGAGGTTGAACCTCTGTTCAACCTCtgtgcaaaatggacacaagtccggttttatttttttttcttaaaagactaactttttcttaaaaaacttcGTCCCGGAacccccccttttcatccctttaaagggggtaatttgtggtttttgcaaaacgtagtccttcctgtacgtttttcaaaaaatgtacttaatagtaaaatgaagaggactatatttcctactatttattttccgacagcatatgtctatcacccaccgtttagcggggatGGTGCCCaaaatttgacaaatttttaaaaaaggtgtttaaaaaaaattatttttttctaactgtaatgaaaattaagaagaaaccctgtggcaattaatcacaaataagtggctgattttttggtttcATTTAAGGGAATtgcaaatttttaaattacagggtgttacatttaaaaaaaaaacccctttttataccatcagaACCGCCTATGCCAGAGTAAAAAAGCTTTCGAAAAAATGCGATTATCCAGGTATacgtgttatttacaaatttctataatgcacccccagTTTTTTTCGGAACCACccccaaaaaaggagaattaataaagaaagtgattttcttggaatccttcacacaccatgccctttatagtcctgtcgccaggggggtacaacggcctcctttattcagatggacttacccaagtttttttatgtattttggcccgtagaacacgaattttttgggtaacagttgatccggatgtcgataaggttgttataaacaaagaagttgaggaactacataacagcgatttctcgcaaaacaaaatatttttttgtattttttgggccattctaaccaaaaaatgctcctacaagtttttttgtaggatacatagttttcgagataaacgcggttgaactttcaaaaaatcgaaaaattgcaatttttgaacccgaataacttttgattaaaaaataaaatagcaattctgcttaccgcatttgaaagttcaagtcaaattctatcggttttgaatatttgcattgctaaaaaattttttttattgttaaaaaaagctataaacacatagtgtttcccgtgcctaatacatgcgttttaatgcatgctacgtagaaatagcctcgcttgcacttgtacctactctacctactcgttcgattttaaatgagaaatcattgaaaacatcactcaagcactaggtgtttatagatttttttaacaataaaataataaatttttagcaatgcaaataattaaaccgataaaatttgacttgaactttcaaatgcggtaagcagaattgctattttattttttaatcaaaagttattcgggttcaaaaattgcaatttttcgattttttaaaagttcaatcgcgtttatctcgaaaactatgcatcctacgaaaaaaattgtaggaacattttttggttataatggcccaaaaaatacaaaaaaatgttttgttttgcgagaaatcactgtaatgtaattcctcaacttctttgtttataacaatcttatcgacatccggatcaactgttacccaaaaaattcgtgttccacgggtcaaaatacataaaaaaaaactcgaGTAAGTCCATcggaatacaggaggccgttgtaccctccctggcgacaggattattattaaaatgcttcatatatcattttgtgcacgttcttattacccatgcatggacaccaaaagcgatttcttgatgtaacccttgtagccaaaaaaaaaaataaataaaggggggttgaaaaaaaaatatttttttttcttcttgacccatatggacatatgctccatcaatagggtttttcataaatatatatgattattgcaacatccctgcggaaactacccctatacttgaaaatatactgcagaaactacccctatcctttggAGAGCacgtttttacgattttctcattacctatgcatttttttaaaacaaaacttatacagaattaaagaccagtattttctctacaaataaggtcctatgcattttttcgtataagcaaccgttacggcacagtggcgccgtaaacctcagaaatgctttggcgggctccagtttttgtttttttttcgtcacctattcattttattgataacgtacttatggaaaataaaagaacacactgtctgctacacattatgacctatgcatattttattttctttgtacCCTAAAGcgacagtggtggcccaaaatcaatttttgattattttctttattaattctcctttttttagggtggttccggggaaaatatgggggtgcattatacaaattaaaaaaaaagaacataaaaaaaagaacaagaggaagaccgaagctgaga is from Diabrotica virgifera virgifera chromosome 9, PGI_DIABVI_V3a and encodes:
- the LOC114331413 gene encoding ADP-ribosylation factor-like protein 3 translates to MGLLSILRKLRTAPEKELRLLLLGLDNAGKTTILKTLASEDITNITPTAGFNIKSVNSDGFKLNVWDIGGQRKIRPYWKNYFENTDVLIYVVDSADKKRLEETGIELYELLSDDKLLDVPLLVYANKQDLPDSLSAAEIARTLGLPTIKDRSWQIQACTATQGVGVREGMEWVCKNIKKK